From a region of the Nitrospira sp. genome:
- a CDS encoding PAS domain-containing protein, which produces MTSATTGRPEERELLCAAFKSFDEAAHTLQQSYHALTARVEQMDVELAHSNEALRRQLGQNEAMRVHLDGILESLSTGVLVVDDSEIISRSNRAAGTLLGATDAELRNRRASDVLARAGLSVCDRPQRIGQALVSISRVPLHNDSGDASGHLVLIQDITRVYQLEEQLQRKERLAAMGELIGRIAHEIRNPLGSVELFASMLQRDLDEHPSAKRYAEQISQAVQSMDRLLANLLLYTTPVRMARGWYPVDPLIRNSIKLAAHTIAKAPVEIRVDIDRETPSIWCHEGQLKQVVLNLVVNAVQAMPNGGILVVGLQQEPAHTLGMPAVRLTVRDSGTGIDPALRSRIFDPFFTTKDEGTGLGLAIVHSIIEAHQGRIDVESTVGQGTSCSIILPHPSASSNQSEGPVMARNGNASDVTDPVESNVM; this is translated from the coding sequence ATGACCAGCGCGACCACAGGGCGTCCTGAGGAACGGGAACTGCTTTGCGCGGCATTCAAAAGTTTTGATGAAGCCGCCCATACCCTGCAGCAATCGTATCACGCGCTCACGGCGCGTGTGGAGCAGATGGATGTGGAATTGGCTCACAGCAACGAGGCGCTGCGCCGGCAGCTCGGTCAGAACGAGGCCATGCGCGTGCATCTGGACGGCATCCTCGAGTCCTTATCGACCGGGGTCTTGGTGGTGGACGATTCCGAGATCATCAGCCGGAGCAACCGAGCCGCCGGAACGTTGCTCGGGGCGACGGATGCCGAACTGCGGAATCGTCGCGCATCCGACGTCTTGGCACGTGCGGGCCTCAGCGTGTGCGATCGGCCGCAACGCATCGGGCAGGCGTTGGTCTCAATCAGTCGGGTACCGTTGCACAACGATTCCGGAGATGCCTCCGGTCACCTCGTCCTGATTCAGGACATCACTCGGGTGTATCAGCTTGAAGAGCAATTACAGCGCAAGGAACGACTGGCGGCCATGGGGGAGCTCATCGGACGGATCGCACATGAAATCAGAAATCCGTTGGGCAGCGTGGAGCTCTTTGCATCCATGCTCCAGCGCGATCTCGATGAGCACCCGTCTGCCAAACGCTATGCCGAACAGATTTCGCAGGCTGTCCAATCGATGGACCGCTTGTTGGCCAATCTCTTGCTGTACACAACACCGGTACGCATGGCTCGTGGCTGGTACCCGGTTGACCCGTTGATCCGTAATTCCATCAAGCTGGCCGCCCATACGATCGCCAAAGCGCCGGTGGAGATTCGAGTCGACATCGATCGAGAGACCCCGTCGATCTGGTGCCATGAGGGGCAGTTGAAACAGGTCGTCTTGAATCTGGTCGTGAACGCCGTGCAGGCGATGCCTAACGGAGGCATCTTGGTGGTCGGTCTTCAACAAGAACCGGCGCACACACTCGGCATGCCCGCCGTTCGGCTGACCGTGCGCGATTCCGGTACCGGCATCGACCCGGCTCTTCGCTCGCGCATATTTGATCCCTTCTTCACGACGAAAGACGAGGGAACCGGCCTCGGCCTTGCTATCGTCCATTCAATCATCGAAGCCCATCAAGGACGGATCGATGTCGAAAGCACAGTCGGGCAAGGCACCTCCTGTTCGATCATTCTGCCGCACCCATCGGCGTCCTCGAATCAGAGTGAGGGTCCGGTCATGGCGCGGAACGGGAATGCATCCGATGTAACGGACCCTGTGGAAAGCAATGTGATGTGA
- a CDS encoding helix-turn-helix domain-containing protein: MMVSKKLLTVKEVSLYTGLATDTIYSMVSQRRIPYLKVGRLVKFDVELLNKWLMQNTVMPMSKITY, from the coding sequence ATGATGGTTTCTAAGAAGCTTCTAACGGTTAAGGAGGTCAGCCTGTACACCGGCTTGGCTACCGATACCATTTACTCGATGGTCAGCCAAAGGAGAATACCTTATCTCAAGGTCGGACGATTGGTGAAGTTTGACGTGGAACTACTGAATAAGTGGCTCATGCAGAACACTGTTATGCCTATGTCCAAGATTACCTATTGA
- a CDS encoding DUF1837 domain-containing protein — protein MTYAIPRSRIEKAKASGIPAELIRLGNEARKLFTYLLNSGEGGELLLYLLAEKLLKLPQLLCKMPLKTSAAMHVHGSDGIHVGVTEDTKQLALYWGEAKLHKTPASAIASCIKDIAPYLLDAGGSEAAQNRDLQLLRDQLDLNNPDLETALKILLDKSNPHYNKVEFRGLGLIGFDNELYPVEPNKKTIEGLAAEISSEMSLWNSLIARNIKNESLTSFRLELFCFPFPSVEEYRERFKKELGI, from the coding sequence TTGACCTATGCAATACCGCGCAGTCGAATCGAAAAAGCAAAGGCTAGTGGAATTCCTGCCGAGTTGATTAGATTGGGGAATGAAGCCCGCAAACTATTTACTTACCTTCTAAATAGTGGAGAAGGAGGAGAGCTGCTGCTTTATCTGCTCGCAGAGAAGCTCCTTAAACTTCCGCAGCTCCTTTGCAAAATGCCACTTAAGACCAGCGCTGCCATGCATGTTCACGGCAGTGATGGTATACACGTGGGCGTCACTGAAGATACGAAACAACTAGCTCTTTACTGGGGTGAGGCAAAGTTGCATAAAACTCCAGCTAGCGCCATAGCAAGCTGTATTAAAGATATTGCTCCATATCTCCTTGACGCAGGTGGCAGTGAAGCAGCTCAAAATCGCGACCTCCAACTGCTTAGAGATCAACTAGACCTCAACAACCCTGATCTTGAAACCGCCCTTAAGATTTTGCTGGATAAGAGCAATCCGCATTACAACAAAGTAGAATTTCGAGGGTTAGGCCTGATTGGATTTGACAATGAGCTATACCCAGTTGAGCCAAATAAAAAGACTATTGAGGGTCTTGCTGCTGAAATTAGTAGTGAGATGAGCTTGTGGAATAGTCTGATTGCAAGAAATATTAAGAATGAAAGTCTTACTTCATTTCGCCTAGAGTTGTTCTGTTTCCCCTTTCCTTCAGTAGAGGAATATCGCGAAAGATTTAAAAAGGAACTAGGTATATAA
- a CDS encoding AAA family ATPase, which produces MPALQIPLPLVLFAKIMESELAPVEWVIEPVIAKGDRVIIYGEYGSMKSWLLLDMGLHIAAGEHWLNQFKVPSPARVLYLDEEMNSRTLQRRIRRLGIERNFRASDIPFAHLSQVGITFNADGAGQLLEALNQSQFDPDIIIIETLRRVIVGSENEAESVGAFWRNLQPLRVSGKTIIISHHMRKPNPNGWDDNRHRASGSTDILAGADSGFAVMRKGNALQVQCVKSREAEEVKPFLVAFQEGQGNERPISMQFESFNETSNAQRPESQVEKANRLIQDYVSRTTERHAATEEILAYLSGFGITERTAQRTLSRIQLLSRGKIYKESKGVWAVTEPSSEEQ; this is translated from the coding sequence ATGCCCGCACTACAAATACCACTCCCACTTGTCCTATTTGCGAAAATCATGGAATCGGAACTGGCACCAGTTGAATGGGTCATAGAGCCGGTCATTGCGAAAGGTGATCGGGTGATCATTTACGGTGAATATGGCTCGATGAAATCATGGCTATTGCTTGATATGGGACTCCATATCGCAGCTGGGGAACATTGGCTGAATCAGTTCAAGGTTCCTTCACCAGCAAGAGTTCTGTACCTCGATGAAGAAATGAATAGCAGGACATTGCAACGACGCATACGTCGGCTTGGGATCGAAAGGAACTTCAGGGCGAGCGATATTCCGTTTGCGCATCTGTCCCAAGTAGGTATCACGTTTAATGCTGACGGAGCAGGACAGCTATTGGAGGCACTTAACCAATCGCAGTTTGACCCGGACATCATCATCATTGAAACGCTGCGAAGGGTTATTGTTGGCAGTGAGAATGAAGCGGAAAGTGTTGGCGCATTCTGGCGTAATCTTCAACCTCTTCGAGTCAGTGGGAAGACTATTATCATCTCCCATCACATGAGAAAGCCTAACCCGAACGGCTGGGATGACAACCGCCATAGAGCTAGCGGATCGACCGATATTTTGGCTGGAGCTGATTCAGGCTTTGCGGTTATGCGAAAGGGGAATGCGTTGCAAGTGCAGTGTGTGAAATCGCGCGAAGCAGAGGAAGTCAAACCATTCCTTGTAGCCTTTCAAGAAGGTCAAGGGAATGAAAGGCCTATCAGCATGCAATTTGAAAGTTTCAACGAAACGTCAAATGCTCAGCGACCAGAAAGCCAGGTAGAGAAGGCCAACAGGTTGATACAAGATTACGTTTCTAGAACTACTGAGAGGCATGCAGCAACTGAGGAAATCCTAGCGTACTTATCAGGCTTTGGCATTACCGAAAGAACAGCCCAGAGAACATTAAGCCGCATACAGCTGCTATCGAGAGGCAAGATCTATAAAGAGAGTAAGGGAGTGTGGGCTGTGACGGAACCCAGCTCTGAAGAGCAGTAG
- a CDS encoding site-specific integrase: MGLTKRKDSYYVEFRVTDDGRTLKLSSEAQGGKLRRWKVGSSNRTVAKQQEALIKTDLMKGAIKSDRERLITFEEWANDYLQSEQVQRLRSLKDRINVVSLQLVPYFGKKLLTAITPEDVEAYRAQRRKYDGEAPRLQTINNDHIILKHCLNVARRKGLLSVNPATLVPIPYANNERDKVLTAEEWLRLFEAAAPHLKPILLTAYHLGQRLGEILNLTWDRVDLHRGIITLRAIDTKTNKRRQIPMTPQVKATLSQLAKVRDIAHKHVFVYQRNPVSEVKTAFKTACRKAGIENLRFHDLRHCAATNLRRAGVDTTTAMQIIGHKSPLMWKRYNSVAESDLLTAANKLNAYLSNTVITPADDRESGSVVSA; the protein is encoded by the coding sequence ATGGGACTGACCAAACGGAAGGACAGTTACTATGTCGAGTTTCGAGTTACTGATGATGGCAGAACGCTTAAACTGTCATCAGAAGCCCAAGGTGGAAAGCTTCGACGGTGGAAAGTAGGTAGTAGTAATAGGACGGTTGCTAAGCAGCAGGAAGCCCTAATCAAAACTGACCTTATGAAAGGAGCGATCAAGAGCGATAGAGAAAGGTTGATTACCTTCGAAGAGTGGGCAAATGACTATCTACAATCAGAGCAAGTCCAGCGGCTACGATCTCTCAAGGATCGGATAAACGTGGTCAGCCTTCAGTTGGTTCCATATTTTGGAAAGAAACTCCTGACGGCCATCACCCCGGAGGATGTGGAGGCGTATCGTGCTCAACGCAGAAAGTATGACGGAGAGGCTCCACGATTGCAGACCATTAACAATGACCATATCATCCTCAAGCATTGTTTGAACGTAGCACGACGTAAGGGGCTACTTTCCGTCAATCCTGCGACCCTGGTACCGATTCCCTATGCTAACAACGAACGGGATAAGGTATTGACGGCTGAAGAATGGCTACGGCTCTTTGAGGCGGCTGCTCCACACCTCAAGCCTATTTTGCTGACCGCCTACCACCTAGGACAGCGATTAGGCGAGATTCTCAATCTGACATGGGATCGGGTTGATCTGCATCGGGGGATTATCACTCTGAGAGCAATAGACACAAAAACGAACAAACGTCGCCAAATACCCATGACACCACAAGTGAAGGCAACCTTGAGCCAACTAGCCAAGGTTCGAGATATTGCCCACAAGCATGTATTTGTCTATCAGAGGAATCCAGTGAGTGAGGTCAAAACGGCATTCAAGACAGCTTGCCGGAAGGCTGGAATTGAAAACTTACGCTTTCATGACTTGCGACACTGTGCTGCGACCAACTTGAGGCGAGCAGGGGTCGATACCACTACGGCAATGCAGATCATTGGTCACAAGTCGCCGCTCATGTGGAAACGTTATAACAGTGTGGCGGAGAGTGATCTATTAACGGCTGCGAATAAGCTGAATGCCTACCTTTCTAACACTGTAATAACACCTGCCGATGATCGTGAATCAGGGTCAGTCGTAAGTGCTTGA
- a CDS encoding sigma-54-dependent Fis family transcriptional regulator, with translation MSQVHVLVVDDDPALRDILQETLVQEGYSVSTAEDGTAAIRAVREAVVHIVITDFQLPDIDGLAIIDRLAKLDAKIIPIMMTGFGTIETAVRAMKSGAFDFITKPFDLETVAVVVRKAAEFHRLRQENHLLRKAVRDQYRLEQLVGISEPMQQVMDFVQKVADSDSTVMIQGESGTGKELVARMLHFNSLRRDRPLVPVNCGAIPENLLESELFGHEKGAFTGATHPRMGRFELAHGGTIFLDEIGEMSLPLQVKLLRVLQEREFERVGGNRTIHVDVRIIAATNQDLETLVEERRFRKDLFYRLNVIPIVIPPLRDRRSDIPLLIDHFLTRFNQSKHTEVSGFTPEALHQLTEYDWPGNIRELENMVERLVVLKKHGILSAEDLPQKIGPKPAAPEFKEQFFRFSEDGINLSREVEQYEKHLIMEALRKANGVTSRAAQLLHLNRTTLVEKLKRKGVDPRSHLETLPLWPGPSSQKIDDIAT, from the coding sequence ATGAGTCAAGTCCACGTGTTGGTTGTCGACGACGATCCCGCGCTTCGGGACATTCTGCAGGAAACGCTCGTGCAGGAGGGATACAGTGTCTCGACTGCAGAGGATGGGACTGCGGCGATCCGTGCGGTCAGGGAGGCAGTGGTCCATATCGTGATCACGGACTTTCAGCTGCCCGACATCGACGGACTTGCCATTATCGATCGCCTTGCCAAGCTCGACGCGAAAATCATTCCCATCATGATGACCGGATTCGGCACGATCGAAACCGCTGTCCGTGCCATGAAGTCCGGCGCGTTCGATTTCATTACGAAGCCGTTTGATCTCGAGACGGTTGCGGTGGTGGTGCGGAAGGCGGCGGAGTTTCATCGCCTGCGTCAAGAAAACCACCTCTTGAGAAAGGCCGTGCGAGATCAATACCGGCTGGAGCAATTGGTGGGCATCAGCGAGCCCATGCAGCAGGTGATGGACTTCGTGCAAAAAGTCGCCGACAGCGACAGTACGGTGATGATTCAAGGGGAGAGCGGCACGGGCAAGGAGCTGGTGGCCCGCATGCTCCACTTCAATAGTCTCCGAAGAGATCGCCCGTTGGTCCCGGTGAATTGCGGAGCCATTCCTGAAAATCTGCTGGAATCGGAACTCTTCGGGCACGAAAAGGGCGCGTTTACCGGTGCCACCCATCCGCGGATGGGCCGTTTTGAGTTGGCGCATGGCGGGACCATCTTTCTCGATGAAATCGGGGAAATGAGCCTCCCGCTGCAAGTGAAGCTGCTCCGTGTGCTGCAAGAACGGGAATTCGAACGGGTGGGGGGAAATCGGACGATTCATGTGGACGTGCGCATCATCGCCGCGACGAATCAGGATTTGGAAACGCTCGTGGAGGAAAGGCGATTCCGCAAGGATCTGTTCTATCGGCTCAACGTGATTCCGATCGTCATCCCGCCCCTCCGAGACCGCCGCAGCGACATTCCGCTCCTCATCGATCACTTTTTGACCCGCTTCAATCAGAGCAAGCACACCGAGGTGTCGGGTTTTACCCCCGAGGCTCTGCATCAGTTGACCGAGTACGACTGGCCTGGGAACATTCGCGAGCTGGAGAATATGGTCGAACGGTTGGTCGTCCTGAAGAAGCACGGCATTCTGTCGGCAGAGGATCTTCCGCAGAAGATCGGTCCGAAACCGGCCGCCCCTGAATTCAAGGAACAGTTCTTCAGATTCAGTGAGGACGGCATCAATCTCTCCAGAGAGGTCGAGCAGTACGAAAAGCACCTCATCATGGAGGCGTTACGCAAGGCAAACGGCGTCACGTCTCGCGCCGCTCAACTTCTCCATCTCAATCGAACGACGTTGGTCGAAAAACTCAAACGCAAAGGCGTTGATCCGCGATCCCACCTGGAAACGCTCCCATTGTGGCCCGGGCCATCCAGTCAAAAGATTGACGATATCGCGACCTAG
- a CDS encoding tetratricopeptide repeat protein: MAIPPSAIGESSGRSSPPILSAAVTERAPSVRNPEPVDRLLQLLPDDGPRLEGLSQGIEGLAWEEGQSAYRKKSWVEARRFFEMIVKEHPASVLVPSAKAFLVELSLRDELSTPHRLDAIQEYKKLLHDHPQSANARRAEWRIADLYIDQGWFQEAQAFYEQAMAHSAHLPFDANRALLGLGHTFMAMSKWKDAEHAYANVRKRSEDDRLLQGATLGLAHALFRQRRFAEAHIFYDLSYRRWPTLFRGDPLTLQWYAVTQVELHHEAPVRELMMLFYNLYPHHEYAPAALLQAAESFRAGAKQPLAEFVYALIPSLYPQSPLAATARLRIATLRGESMLPAGGNWVGLTVRAMMHDVPVPDQTDTSYRALLEAIATQETDTPIGGEALFYLGKGYEDANDMNRALGAYRDVTIRTEPGSAPWAMKASERLSALLTPWIEAAVSSHDDLTVVSLFHRYGATGEQRYARSPLLLEIAEAHRRIGFAREALRLHQQVMKAHREPALIEPALISLGKIYLDQRDPEAARKVLERYRFQFPIGQYEGEVLHLLIAAMRQQRDLQGLLHLCRTWLIRHPVHPERPAMYLQLAKTLGELEKLDESALAYEEAFKAGAGKSPDTLLAYADTLSRLNRHERAITAYLAVLEKKPKASQAEWAHLQTAQHWTALKQYDRATVALAELDVAGDQTVNRLAASLKASLQVVRRSANAEGL, translated from the coding sequence ATGGCGATCCCTCCCTCAGCCATTGGGGAGTCTTCCGGCCGCTCATCTCCTCCCATCTTGTCGGCCGCCGTCACCGAGCGGGCCCCCTCGGTGCGCAATCCGGAGCCGGTCGACCGGCTCCTGCAGCTCTTGCCCGACGACGGGCCCCGTCTGGAAGGCCTCTCTCAAGGAATTGAAGGTCTGGCGTGGGAAGAAGGCCAGTCTGCCTATAGAAAGAAATCCTGGGTGGAAGCGCGACGATTTTTCGAGATGATCGTCAAAGAACATCCGGCAAGCGTACTCGTTCCGTCGGCGAAGGCGTTTTTGGTTGAGCTGTCGCTTCGTGACGAGCTCTCCACGCCACACCGGTTGGATGCGATTCAGGAATACAAAAAGCTTCTTCATGATCATCCACAGTCTGCGAACGCCAGAAGAGCGGAATGGCGGATCGCGGATTTATACATCGATCAAGGGTGGTTTCAGGAAGCACAGGCGTTCTATGAACAAGCCATGGCCCATTCCGCCCACCTTCCGTTCGACGCGAATCGGGCTCTACTCGGGCTGGGACATACGTTCATGGCGATGAGCAAATGGAAGGACGCCGAGCACGCCTATGCCAATGTGAGAAAGCGAAGCGAGGATGACCGGCTGCTTCAAGGGGCCACGCTGGGATTGGCCCATGCCCTGTTCCGGCAGAGACGATTTGCGGAGGCGCATATCTTCTACGACTTGAGTTATCGGCGATGGCCGACCCTCTTCAGAGGTGACCCTCTGACTCTTCAGTGGTATGCCGTTACACAGGTTGAATTGCATCATGAGGCACCTGTCCGAGAGCTCATGATGCTGTTCTACAATCTGTACCCGCATCACGAGTACGCGCCTGCAGCGTTGCTGCAGGCGGCCGAGAGCTTCCGGGCGGGGGCCAAACAGCCGCTCGCGGAGTTTGTCTATGCGTTGATTCCCTCGCTGTACCCTCAAAGCCCGTTGGCGGCGACGGCCAGGCTGCGGATCGCCACGCTTCGCGGGGAAAGCATGCTTCCTGCCGGAGGAAATTGGGTCGGGCTCACGGTACGCGCCATGATGCACGACGTACCGGTCCCGGATCAGACCGACACATCCTACCGAGCGCTGCTGGAGGCGATCGCGACGCAAGAGACGGATACTCCCATCGGTGGCGAGGCACTGTTTTACCTGGGGAAGGGGTATGAAGATGCGAATGACATGAATCGGGCGCTTGGTGCATACAGGGACGTCACCATTCGAACCGAGCCTGGAAGCGCTCCGTGGGCGATGAAGGCTTCGGAGCGTCTGTCGGCCCTCTTGACGCCTTGGATCGAAGCGGCGGTGTCCTCGCATGACGATCTCACGGTGGTGAGTCTCTTTCATCGCTACGGCGCAACCGGAGAACAACGCTATGCGCGTTCTCCTTTGCTGCTCGAAATCGCCGAGGCCCATCGACGCATCGGGTTCGCACGGGAGGCCCTGCGGCTTCACCAACAGGTGATGAAGGCGCATCGGGAGCCGGCCTTGATCGAACCGGCCTTAATCAGCCTTGGAAAGATCTATCTCGATCAACGGGATCCTGAGGCCGCCCGAAAAGTCCTTGAGCGATACCGGTTTCAGTTTCCTATCGGACAATACGAAGGGGAAGTGCTGCATCTGCTCATCGCCGCCATGCGGCAGCAGCGGGATCTGCAAGGCCTTCTCCATCTCTGTCGCACATGGCTCATACGCCATCCGGTTCATCCTGAACGGCCGGCGATGTATCTGCAGTTGGCCAAGACCTTGGGAGAACTGGAGAAGCTCGACGAGTCCGCGCTGGCGTACGAAGAAGCGTTCAAAGCCGGCGCGGGGAAATCGCCCGATACACTCCTGGCTTACGCGGATACCTTGTCTCGATTGAATCGGCATGAACGAGCCATCACGGCTTATCTGGCGGTGTTGGAAAAGAAACCGAAGGCGAGCCAAGCCGAATGGGCGCATCTCCAAACCGCCCAGCATTGGACGGCGTTGAAGCAGTACGATCGCGCCACCGTCGCGCTGGCGGAGCTCGATGTGGCCGGTGATCAGACGGTCAACCGGTTGGCGGCATCGCTGAAAGCCAGCTTGCAAGTCGTCCGTCGTTCGGCGAATGCGGAGGGATTATGA
- a CDS encoding helix-turn-helix transcriptional regulator: MLRLKAIRKEARKTLRQLSKDSGVGLATLVRLEQGEYDPRLSTLLAIAATLGVAVPELLGGPGRFSKHQPNQRREEMKNQDDPKGRNAAVDQAIKALEKWLSQYVERGLWERYTWNYEYKQVRSATKHVKTLLTNLKGPDTRMHE; this comes from the coding sequence ATGCTTAGACTTAAAGCTATAAGAAAGGAGGCGCGAAAAACCTTGCGACAATTGAGCAAGGATTCGGGGGTTGGTCTTGCTACGCTTGTACGCCTGGAACAGGGAGAATACGACCCCCGCCTTTCAACCCTTCTCGCTATAGCAGCGACTTTGGGTGTGGCGGTGCCCGAATTACTTGGTGGCCCAGGGCGTTTTTCTAAACATCAACCTAATCAAAGGAGGGAGGAGATGAAGAATCAAGATGATCCAAAAGGCCGAAACGCCGCCGTAGACCAGGCGATCAAGGCCTTGGAAAAGTGGCTTAGTCAATATGTGGAGAGGGGTCTATGGGAGCGTTATACATGGAACTATGAGTATAAGCAGGTTAGATCGGCAACTAAGCACGTAAAAACATTACTAACGAACCTTAAGGGGCCGGACACAAGGATGCATGAATGA